A window from Streptomyces sp. NBC_00271 encodes these proteins:
- a CDS encoding glycoside hydrolase family 32 protein — translation MTHDLTLPSGTPVAEGLAERALRDPHRPRFHFTSPGGWLNDPNGLSHWNGVYHLFYQYNPLAAAHHRIHWGHATSTDLVYWADEPVALMPGSDGPDRDGCWSGVLVDDGGVPTLVYSGRHGDHELPCVARGSADLRYWTKDQANPVITAPPEGVDITAFRDHCVWREGQVWRQLVGSGIRGVGGTAFLYESDDLRSWRYVGPLLTGDASQNQGELDWTGTMWECVDLFRLGEDEEADSTDVLVFSAWDEGTTHHPLYWTGRYQGDTFNPTALHRLDYGGRYFYAPQSTRDEHGRRIMFGWLQEGRTDEANAQVGWCGVMSLPRVVTLATDGGLHQAPAPELTELRRERVEVAPGRQADRYTRLPAVRGDQLDIETTLRLAPGATARLVIRETPDGAERTVVEVSRAQDGTGGTLRLHRETSSLDPTVDTEPRYGELPLGTDGRVDLRVLVDHSALEVFANGRALTARIYPTRPDEAVGVGIGADGEVALERFDAWQMASAFTNGPRPLWP, via the coding sequence ATGACCCACGACCTCACCCTCCCCTCCGGCACTCCCGTCGCCGAGGGGCTGGCTGAACGCGCCCTGCGCGACCCCCACCGCCCCCGCTTCCACTTCACCTCGCCCGGCGGCTGGCTCAACGACCCCAACGGGCTGAGTCACTGGAACGGCGTCTACCACCTCTTCTACCAGTACAACCCGCTCGCCGCCGCCCACCACCGCATCCACTGGGGCCACGCCACCAGTACCGACCTCGTGTACTGGGCCGATGAGCCAGTCGCCCTGATGCCAGGCTCGGACGGCCCGGACCGCGATGGCTGTTGGTCCGGTGTCCTGGTGGACGACGGGGGAGTGCCGACGCTCGTCTACTCGGGCAGGCACGGAGACCACGAACTCCCCTGCGTGGCCAGGGGATCGGCCGACCTGCGGTACTGGACCAAAGACCAGGCCAACCCGGTCATCACCGCCCCGCCCGAGGGCGTCGACATCACGGCCTTCCGCGACCACTGCGTCTGGCGGGAGGGCCAGGTGTGGCGCCAGCTGGTGGGCTCGGGCATCCGGGGCGTCGGCGGAACGGCCTTCCTGTACGAATCCGACGACCTGCGCAGCTGGCGCTACGTCGGCCCCCTGCTGACCGGCGACGCCTCGCAGAACCAGGGCGAGCTCGACTGGACCGGCACGATGTGGGAGTGCGTCGACCTCTTCCGGCTCGGCGAGGACGAGGAGGCCGACAGCACCGACGTCCTGGTCTTCTCCGCCTGGGACGAGGGCACCACCCACCACCCCCTGTACTGGACCGGCCGCTACCAGGGCGACACCTTCAACCCGACCGCCCTCCACCGCCTCGACTACGGCGGACGCTACTTCTACGCCCCCCAGTCCACTCGCGACGAGCACGGCCGCCGCATCATGTTCGGCTGGCTCCAGGAGGGACGGACGGACGAGGCGAACGCGCAGGTCGGCTGGTGCGGCGTGATGTCCCTGCCGAGGGTCGTCACGCTCGCCACGGACGGCGGCCTGCATCAGGCCCCGGCGCCGGAGCTGACCGAGCTGCGGCGGGAGCGCGTAGAGGTGGCTCCGGGCCGGCAGGCCGACCGGTACACCCGGCTGCCCGCCGTGCGCGGGGACCAGCTGGACATCGAGACGACCCTGCGTCTCGCTCCCGGAGCGACCGCCCGGCTCGTGATCCGCGAGACACCGGACGGCGCGGAACGCACGGTCGTGGAGGTGAGCAGGGCGCAGGACGGAACGGGCGGCACCCTCCGCCTGCACCGCGAGACCAGCAGCCTCGACCCGACGGTCGACACCGAACCCCGTTACGGCGAACTGCCGTTGGGCACTGACGGGCGGGTCGACCTGCGCGTCCTCGTCGACCACTCCGCACTGGAGGTCTTCGCCAACGGGCGTGCCCTCACCGCCCGCATCTACCCCACCCGCCCGGACGAGGCCGTAGGCGTCGGTATCGGCGCCGACGGCGAGGTGGCCCTGGAGCGGTTCGACGCCTGGCAGATGGCGTCGGCCTTCACCAACGGACCCCGGCCGCTCTGGCCGTGA
- a CDS encoding aldo/keto reductase, giving the protein MHTRTLGRDLRVSAIGLGAMGMSQSYGPNPGDRSDMIAVLRGAVDRGITFFDTAEVYGPYVNEELVGEALAPVRDQVVIATKFGFRIENGAPAGLNSRPEQIRAVAAASLKRLGGERLDLFYQHRVDPEVPIEEVAGTVGELVQEGKVRCFGLSEAGAETIRRAHSVHPVTAVQSEYSLWTRDPEPEVLPTCAALGIGFVPFSPLGKGFLTGTVDASTSFVTGDVRTNIPRFTAENRAANQALVEHITTLAQTKSATPGQVALAWLLAQDPWIVPIPGTRHIARIDENSGATKLPLSPDELADLNQLAGRVGVQGDRYNEHHMSLVDK; this is encoded by the coding sequence ATGCACACGCGAACGCTCGGGCGCGACCTGCGGGTCTCCGCCATCGGCCTCGGCGCCATGGGCATGTCCCAGAGCTACGGGCCGAACCCCGGTGACCGGAGCGACATGATCGCCGTACTCCGTGGCGCCGTCGACCGCGGGATCACCTTCTTCGACACCGCGGAGGTGTACGGCCCTTACGTCAACGAGGAGCTTGTCGGCGAGGCCCTCGCTCCGGTGCGTGACCAGGTCGTGATCGCCACCAAGTTCGGATTCCGCATCGAGAACGGCGCCCCCGCCGGGCTCAACAGTCGGCCCGAGCAGATCCGTGCCGTCGCCGCGGCCTCCCTGAAACGGCTCGGGGGCGAGAGGCTCGACCTGTTCTACCAGCATCGCGTTGATCCGGAGGTGCCCATCGAGGAGGTCGCCGGCACGGTGGGTGAGCTCGTGCAGGAGGGCAAGGTCCGCTGCTTCGGGCTCTCGGAAGCCGGTGCGGAGACCATCCGCCGCGCACACTCGGTCCACCCCGTGACCGCGGTGCAAAGCGAGTACTCGCTGTGGACCCGGGATCCCGAGCCGGAGGTCCTGCCGACGTGCGCGGCGCTCGGGATCGGATTCGTGCCCTTCAGCCCGCTCGGCAAGGGATTCCTGACCGGCACGGTGGACGCGTCGACCTCGTTCGTGACCGGTGACGTCCGCACGAACATTCCACGATTCACGGCCGAGAACCGGGCGGCGAACCAGGCTCTCGTCGAACACATCACCACCCTCGCGCAAACCAAGAGCGCCACACCCGGGCAGGTCGCACTCGCCTGGCTGCTCGCACAGGATCCGTGGATCGTTCCGATTCCGGGCACACGACACATCGCGCGAATCGACGAGAACTCCGGCGCCACCAAGCTGCCGTTGTCCCCCGACGAACTGGCGGACCTCAACCAACTCGCCGGCCGGGTCGGGGTACAGGGAGACCGTTACAACGAGCACCACATGTCGCTGGTCGACAAGTAA
- a CDS encoding IS110 family transposase yields MFVGWDWASASHDVTVIDDRGIVIDHWAFQHSEDDFETALARLASHGTPAELPVIIERSSGLVVDRLLEAGHPVVPVHPTAFHAARPRWGASGAKSDPGDSYKLADYLRTDGHRLRRLVPVDSGLRELQALVRLRDDHVRARTAAGNQLGALLEQHWPGPRNLFCSLVSDIALNFLTDYPTPQAAARLGEARMAAFCKRHA; encoded by the coding sequence ATGTTCGTCGGATGGGACTGGGCCAGCGCCAGCCATGACGTGACCGTCATTGACGACCGCGGCATCGTGATCGACCATTGGGCCTTCCAGCACAGCGAAGACGACTTTGAGACTGCTTTGGCCCGGCTGGCCAGCCACGGCACCCCGGCCGAACTGCCCGTCATCATCGAACGTTCCAGTGGGCTGGTCGTCGACCGCTTGCTCGAGGCCGGACACCCGGTCGTCCCCGTGCACCCCACCGCCTTCCACGCCGCCCGGCCTCGATGGGGCGCCTCCGGCGCCAAGTCCGATCCTGGTGACAGCTACAAACTCGCCGACTACCTGCGAACCGACGGCCACCGCCTGCGCCGCCTCGTGCCTGTCGACAGCGGCCTGCGAGAACTCCAAGCCCTCGTGCGCCTGCGCGACGACCACGTTCGCGCACGCACGGCCGCGGGCAACCAGCTCGGCGCCCTGCTCGAACAGCACTGGCCTGGGCCCAGGAACCTGTTCTGCTCGCTCGTCTCCGACATCGCCCTGAACTTCCTGACCGACTACCCCACCCCGCAGGCGGCCGCCCGACTCGGCGAAGCCCGCATGGCCGCCTTCTGCAAGCGCCATGCCTAA
- a CDS encoding transposase yields MPGVGTINLAQLLAEVGPILDRVESAEQAAAECGAAPVTKASGKAHGVYFRWAANTRARKAVTAFAHNSRMQSPWAAALYANARARGKHNPHATRIVARAWLRVIWACWHNATPYDPDNHPATQRLKAS; encoded by the coding sequence TTGCCTGGCGTGGGCACCATCAACCTCGCGCAGCTGCTTGCCGAGGTCGGCCCGATCCTCGACCGCGTCGAGTCCGCCGAACAGGCCGCCGCCGAGTGCGGAGCCGCACCGGTGACCAAGGCATCCGGGAAGGCACATGGCGTCTACTTCCGATGGGCCGCCAACACACGTGCCCGCAAGGCCGTCACCGCCTTCGCTCACAACTCCCGCATGCAATCACCCTGGGCCGCCGCCCTCTACGCAAACGCCCGCGCACGCGGGAAACACAACCCCCACGCCACCCGCATCGTCGCCCGCGCGTGGCTCCGCGTCATATGGGCCTGCTGGCACAACGCCACCCCCTACGACCCTGACAACCACCCCGCCACCCAACGCCTCAAAGCCAGCTGA
- a CDS encoding GH32 C-terminal domain-containing protein: MSVSRRTLLLAGGTAATLLPLGGILPAAQAAPSDAGATPAATPIPDPIPVTGTWTRTSDGGQKATAGRRGPALALSEQQLAAKGTYAARVTAHSSSAVGALVFRAALDGSTGYAVALDPGRARIRLYDLAGGDTLATAPLPGARTARPYDLEVAVDGSELTVHVDGKRLLHIEAHRHDTGSVGLLAQGGTVTFGPPSLSSVTTNLTGWTTSGGTWTASPLGWRAAPTQKATARAITTTKTYDTALQADLLLHDASAIASLLVRTDATATLGYGVQVDADQGTLRLYRIDGNVTLSTYATTIKADTVYRLRIEAEHDELRVHWQTNFLSPDGYSPVITAQDSTHTKGRLAVTASAGAVSFENIAAADLATGLQGWTARSGTWTPDLRGIRGENGLRTTPFTDGDLVARADITPGGPSSSAGLVLRASANGSGGYEARLEAGRNAVVLLDRSSGARLASASGPVRRIASGGTYRVEARATSRTIEVYLDGVRALKTRISRTTGATVGTAAAHGASYFQNVEIRSTADYFTEPYRPTYHYSQLTGSTSDPNGLVYYDGEYHLFHQDQGRWAHAVSTDLVHWQALPIALPWNAYGNCWSGSAIVDADDTSGLFDGGSGLIAYYTSYHPDKPGGNASVRIAYSKDKGRSWQWHGGSTPAVQNPGGPDAGWTFRDPKVIRDEAHDQWLMVVSGGDHIRFFTSADLLTWTQVSSFGYGDWATPGVWECPDFFPLPVDGDKDKVKWVLTLSTGAVRATNGSAAQYFTGEWNGTGFTPDQKAGTVLRADSGRDYYAAMSFYGLPDDRRVWLGWMSNWDYPFSAPTGGWNGQLSTPRELTLTDTADGVRLAQRPVPELVTLRTSTTTRKDLAVGPDSANPLAGVTGIAYEIEAEITLGTATEIGFRLRTDDDQHTTVGYDAEAQELFVDRSASGLSDFTQYFAGRTTAPMKTTDGRVTLHVYVDSSSVEAFGADGRAAVTSLIFPTPDASGMAFYAKGGTAHIDSLKVHKLDSTFRLVDRVKPLVAAPTGGEFRSDLDKLTITPAGRWSTDSAGRAGSFDKDSNAISSRTAADFDLTTLVRLGGPDPDTGGALSLLWRASSDGTDAYCLNIDPDLRVIRLVGKANGFFDDGAALARVPALLRRGTTYPVRILTEGDRIQVFLNGERIIDVTDTTYTSGHIGLNVFGGRAAYQDTYAKEL, translated from the coding sequence ATGAGCGTGTCCCGCCGTACCCTCCTGCTCGCCGGAGGAACCGCCGCCACCCTGCTGCCTCTCGGAGGCATCCTCCCCGCAGCACAGGCCGCCCCGAGCGACGCCGGAGCGACGCCCGCCGCCACCCCGATTCCCGACCCCATCCCCGTCACCGGCACCTGGACCCGCACCTCCGACGGCGGCCAGAAGGCGACCGCCGGCCGTCGCGGGCCCGCCCTCGCCCTGTCCGAGCAGCAACTCGCGGCCAAGGGCACGTACGCGGCCCGCGTCACGGCCCATTCCTCCTCCGCCGTAGGCGCGTTGGTGTTCCGGGCAGCCCTGGACGGCTCGACCGGATACGCGGTCGCCCTCGACCCCGGCCGCGCCCGCATACGGCTCTACGACCTGGCCGGCGGCGACACACTCGCCACCGCGCCGCTGCCGGGCGCGCGGACCGCAAGACCCTATGACCTCGAAGTGGCAGTCGACGGATCCGAGCTGACGGTGCATGTCGACGGCAAGCGGCTCCTCCACATCGAGGCCCACCGCCACGACACCGGCTCGGTGGGCCTGCTCGCCCAGGGCGGCACGGTCACCTTCGGCCCGCCCTCCCTCTCCTCAGTCACCACCAACCTCACCGGCTGGACCACGAGCGGCGGCACCTGGACGGCGAGTCCGCTGGGCTGGCGCGCGGCCCCAACCCAGAAAGCCACCGCCCGCGCCATCACCACGACCAAGACCTACGACACCGCGCTCCAGGCCGACCTGCTCCTGCACGACGCCTCCGCCATCGCCTCACTGCTGGTGCGCACCGACGCCACGGCCACGCTCGGCTACGGCGTCCAAGTCGACGCGGACCAGGGCACGCTGAGGCTCTACCGCATCGACGGCAACGTCACGCTCAGCACCTACGCGACCACCATCAAGGCCGACACGGTCTACCGCCTGCGCATCGAAGCCGAACACGACGAACTGCGCGTGCACTGGCAGACCAACTTCCTCTCTCCCGACGGCTACAGCCCCGTCATCACCGCCCAGGACTCCACCCACACCAAAGGCCGACTCGCCGTCACGGCATCGGCCGGAGCGGTGTCCTTCGAGAACATCGCCGCGGCCGACCTCGCCACCGGCCTCCAGGGCTGGACGGCCCGCTCCGGCACCTGGACCCCCGACCTGCGCGGCATCCGCGGCGAGAACGGCCTGCGCACGACCCCCTTCACCGACGGCGACCTGGTGGCGAGAGCCGACATCACACCCGGCGGCCCCTCCTCCTCTGCCGGTCTCGTCCTGCGCGCGTCCGCGAACGGCTCCGGCGGCTACGAAGCCCGCCTGGAAGCCGGCCGCAACGCCGTCGTCCTGCTGGACCGCTCCTCCGGCGCCCGCCTCGCCTCCGCCTCCGGCCCGGTCCGGCGCATCGCGTCCGGCGGCACCTATCGCGTCGAGGCCCGAGCGACGAGCAGGACGATCGAGGTGTACCTGGACGGCGTACGGGCGCTCAAGACCCGCATATCCCGAACCACGGGCGCCACCGTCGGCACCGCGGCCGCGCACGGGGCGTCGTACTTTCAGAACGTCGAGATCCGCAGCACCGCCGACTACTTCACCGAGCCGTACCGCCCCACGTACCACTACTCCCAGCTCACCGGCTCCACCAGCGACCCCAACGGCCTGGTCTACTACGACGGCGAATACCACCTCTTCCACCAGGACCAGGGCCGCTGGGCGCACGCGGTCAGCACCGACCTCGTCCACTGGCAGGCCCTGCCGATCGCCCTGCCCTGGAACGCCTACGGCAACTGCTGGTCGGGCTCGGCGATCGTCGACGCCGACGACACCTCCGGCCTCTTCGACGGCGGCTCGGGCCTGATCGCGTACTACACCAGCTACCACCCGGACAAGCCGGGCGGAAACGCCAGCGTGCGCATCGCCTACAGCAAGGACAAGGGCCGCTCGTGGCAGTGGCATGGCGGCTCGACCCCGGCCGTGCAGAACCCGGGAGGCCCCGACGCCGGCTGGACCTTCCGCGACCCGAAGGTCATCCGTGACGAGGCTCACGACCAGTGGCTGATGGTCGTCTCCGGCGGCGACCACATCCGCTTCTTCACCTCCGCCGACCTCCTCACCTGGACCCAGGTCAGCTCCTTCGGCTACGGCGACTGGGCCACGCCCGGCGTCTGGGAGTGCCCCGACTTCTTCCCGCTGCCGGTCGACGGCGACAAGGACAAGGTGAAGTGGGTCCTCACGCTGAGCACCGGTGCCGTACGCGCCACGAACGGCTCGGCCGCCCAGTACTTCACGGGTGAGTGGAACGGCACCGGTTTCACTCCCGACCAGAAGGCCGGCACGGTCCTGCGCGCCGACTCCGGCCGTGACTACTACGCCGCTATGTCCTTCTACGGTCTGCCCGACGACCGCCGCGTCTGGCTCGGCTGGATGAGCAACTGGGACTACCCCTTCAGCGCCCCGACCGGCGGCTGGAACGGCCAGCTGAGCACCCCCCGCGAACTGACCCTCACGGACACCGCCGACGGCGTACGCCTGGCGCAGCGCCCGGTCCCGGAGCTGGTCACGCTGCGCACGTCCACCACAACTCGCAAGGACCTCGCCGTCGGCCCCGACTCCGCGAACCCGCTCGCGGGCGTCACTGGCATCGCCTATGAGATCGAGGCCGAGATCACCCTCGGCACCGCCACGGAGATCGGCTTCCGGCTCCGGACCGACGACGACCAGCACACGACAGTCGGATACGACGCCGAGGCGCAGGAACTGTTCGTGGACCGCTCGGCATCGGGTCTGAGCGACTTCACGCAGTACTTCGCGGGCCGCACGACCGCGCCGATGAAGACGACCGACGGCCGCGTGACCCTGCACGTGTACGTCGACTCGTCCTCGGTCGAGGCATTCGGCGCGGACGGCCGGGCCGCCGTGACCAGCCTGATCTTCCCCACGCCGGACGCCAGCGGCATGGCCTTCTACGCCAAGGGCGGCACCGCGCACATCGACTCGCTCAAGGTGCACAAGCTGGACAGCACCTTCCGCCTGGTGGATCGGGTGAAGCCGCTGGTGGCCGCCCCGACCGGCGGTGAATTCCGCTCGGACCTCGACAAGTTGACGATCACCCCCGCCGGCCGCTGGTCGACGGACAGCGCGGGCCGCGCCGGAAGCTTCGACAAGGACTCCAACGCGATCTCGTCCCGCACGGCGGCGGACTTCGACCTCACCACCCTGGTCCGGCTCGGCGGCCCCGACCCGGACACAGGCGGCGCCCTCTCCCTCCTCTGGCGCGCCTCCTCCGACGGCACCGATGCCTACTGCCTCAACATCGACCCCGACCTACGCGTGATCCGCCTGGTCGGCAAGGCCAACGGCTTCTTCGACGACGGCGCCGCCCTCGCCCGCGTCCCGGCCCTGCTCCGCCGCGGCACGACCTACCCCGTCCGCATCCTCACCGAGGGCGACCGCATCCAGGTGTTCCTCAACGGTGAGCGGATCATCGACGTGACGGACACGACGTACACGAGCGGACACATCGGCCTCAACGTGTTCGGAGGGAGGGCGGCGTACCAGGACACCTACGCGAAGGAGCTGTGA
- a CDS encoding toll/interleukin-1 receptor domain-containing protein, with protein sequence MHAFISHNHRDKPQVTPLAARLRLLGVDVWLDSWKIRPGDRIPGKVNEALGLVDTVMVFWSANSSKSPWVNTEWEAALTRRLRDDSFRVIPVVLDDTPLPPLLEPIMWVSVVDGDVDRAARELVGVDSQAELVKTMQRTVEESGLEYRYFHGFGVIVGCPRCGAPSSKLEGWSAVDHVRDDMYAGVRCTECGWDEGGEV encoded by the coding sequence ATGCACGCCTTCATCTCTCACAACCACCGCGACAAGCCCCAAGTGACGCCACTTGCCGCCCGCTTGCGGCTGCTAGGCGTGGACGTCTGGCTCGATTCATGGAAGATCCGACCTGGGGATCGAATCCCCGGCAAGGTCAACGAGGCGCTGGGGCTCGTAGACACCGTCATGGTCTTCTGGTCCGCCAACTCTTCGAAGTCTCCTTGGGTGAACACAGAGTGGGAGGCCGCCCTCACACGGCGACTGCGGGATGACTCTTTCCGCGTCATCCCGGTTGTCCTCGACGACACCCCGCTTCCGCCGCTCCTTGAGCCGATCATGTGGGTTTCCGTGGTTGACGGTGATGTCGATCGAGCTGCTCGGGAACTCGTAGGTGTGGACTCCCAAGCAGAACTCGTGAAGACGATGCAGCGGACGGTTGAGGAGTCCGGACTGGAGTACAGGTACTTCCATGGGTTCGGCGTCATCGTTGGCTGTCCCCGGTGCGGAGCTCCAAGTTCGAAGTTGGAAGGCTGGAGCGCCGTTGATCACGTCCGAGACGACATGTACGCGGGAGTTCGTTGTACTGAATGTGGGTGGGACGAGGGCGGCGAAGTCTGA
- a CDS encoding amidohydrolase family protein: MSTGLVDVHAHLLPDFYVQQATAAGHGHPDGMGGWPSWSVQAHLDLMDRNCIETAMLSMSSPGVHFGDDKAARLLARRVNEYTAELARGHPGRFGTFASLPLPDVDGSLEEIAFAFDGLDADGVALLTHTHGVYLGDQRLEPVFAELDRRQAVVFLHPTSPVCWEQSALGRPRPMVEYIFDTARTVTDMVMAGVLARHPNIKVIVPHCGGAVPVLADRINEFMSLFLQSQQPPRLDAVQQLRGLYYDMAGTAFPRLVPALLKLVDPDRVLFGSDYCWTPSPLADAHIAAIDAAEPPAKGATWRSLTTANAKRVFQSAS, from the coding sequence ATGTCCACCGGCCTCGTCGACGTCCACGCCCATCTCCTCCCCGACTTCTACGTCCAGCAGGCGACGGCAGCCGGCCACGGCCACCCCGACGGCATGGGCGGCTGGCCGTCATGGTCCGTGCAAGCCCACCTGGACCTGATGGACCGCAACTGCATCGAGACCGCGATGCTGTCCATGTCCTCACCCGGCGTGCACTTCGGCGACGACAAGGCGGCCCGCCTCCTCGCCCGCCGCGTCAACGAGTACACCGCCGAACTGGCCCGGGGCCACCCGGGTCGCTTCGGCACCTTCGCCTCGCTGCCCCTTCCCGACGTGGACGGATCCTTGGAGGAGATCGCCTTCGCCTTCGACGGACTCGACGCCGACGGCGTGGCCCTGCTGACCCACACGCACGGGGTGTACTTGGGCGACCAGCGCCTGGAGCCGGTCTTCGCCGAACTCGACCGCCGCCAGGCCGTCGTCTTCCTGCACCCCACCTCACCGGTGTGCTGGGAACAGTCCGCACTCGGCAGACCGCGGCCGATGGTCGAGTACATCTTCGACACGGCCCGTACCGTCACCGACATGGTGATGGCGGGCGTCCTGGCACGTCACCCGAACATCAAAGTGATCGTCCCGCATTGCGGCGGTGCGGTGCCCGTCCTCGCTGATCGCATCAACGAGTTCATGAGCCTGTTTCTGCAGTCGCAGCAGCCGCCCCGGTTGGACGCGGTACAGCAACTGCGCGGTCTGTACTACGACATGGCGGGCACCGCTTTCCCACGCCTCGTGCCGGCGCTGTTGAAGCTCGTCGACCCGGACCGCGTGCTCTTCGGCAGTGACTACTGCTGGACGCCGTCCCCGCTGGCCGACGCGCACATCGCGGCGATCGACGCCGCCGAGCCGCCGGCGAAAGGCGCCACGTGGCGGTCGCTCACGACGGCCAACGCCAAGCGTGTCTTCCAGAGCGCCTCGTGA
- a CDS encoding helix-turn-helix domain-containing protein yields MRRDPSLEELGAFLKARRAQLSPHKAGLPDNGEPRRVPGLRREEVAQMAAISTDYYTRLEQGRVQASAAVLDVLAQVLRLDGDHREYLLTLAGKTASPPASRSVRQRVQPQMQHLLDDLSLTAGFVIGRNTDLLAWNAMAAALVMDFGHVPEEQRNYVRLVFTEPAIRVLYRDWEDMARLALSHLRMDSRRNPDDPRLTALVEELSTLDAHFRLWWTSHDVAVRAGGTRLLRHPLVGDLALERSTFMCAEDPEQQLVVWTAEPGSPAHEALRSLASTIERESEGVDSAV; encoded by the coding sequence GTGCGACGCGATCCGAGCCTGGAGGAACTGGGCGCCTTCCTCAAGGCGCGCCGTGCCCAGCTGAGTCCCCACAAGGCCGGGCTGCCCGACAACGGTGAGCCCCGGCGTGTTCCCGGCCTGCGGCGTGAGGAAGTCGCTCAGATGGCCGCGATCAGCACCGACTACTACACCCGGCTCGAGCAGGGACGTGTCCAGGCGTCGGCTGCCGTACTCGACGTGCTCGCACAGGTGCTCCGCCTCGACGGCGATCACCGCGAGTACCTCCTGACCCTCGCAGGGAAGACGGCCTCGCCCCCTGCCAGCCGGAGCGTTCGCCAACGAGTCCAGCCGCAGATGCAGCACCTGCTCGACGACCTCTCCTTGACCGCGGGCTTCGTCATCGGGCGCAACACGGACCTGCTGGCGTGGAACGCCATGGCCGCCGCCCTGGTGATGGACTTCGGACATGTCCCGGAGGAACAGCGGAACTACGTGCGCCTGGTGTTCACCGAGCCCGCCATCCGCGTGCTCTACCGGGACTGGGAGGACATGGCTCGCCTGGCCCTGTCCCATCTGCGCATGGACAGCAGGCGGAACCCTGATGACCCTCGACTGACTGCCCTCGTCGAGGAGCTTTCCACGCTGGATGCGCATTTCCGCCTGTGGTGGACCTCGCACGATGTCGCCGTGCGGGCCGGCGGTACGAGGCTGCTCCGGCATCCCCTGGTCGGCGACCTGGCCCTCGAGCGGTCCACCTTCATGTGCGCCGAGGATCCCGAGCAGCAGCTCGTCGTGTGGACCGCGGAGCCGGGAAGCCCCGCTCACGAGGCTCTGCGCTCTTTGGCGTCCACGATCGAGAGGGAGTCTGAGGGAGTGGACAGCGCCGTGTGA
- a CDS encoding NADP-dependent oxidoreductase, which translates to MSLATSHREKLGNGRMKVIGLREFGGPEVLRSFELPDSHPGAEEVRLRVHAAGVNPVDAMVRSGQLEQMYKGLTPPFVPGMEVTGTVEDVGSDVDPRWGLVPGVHVVGFVDNAGSHGGYSEYLALPARSVAIAPSNASAAETAGFLNNALTAHNVLDAFRLPEGATLLVTGAAGSVGGYLVELGAAAGLRVVAVAAEEDADLLGSLGAHAFIPRGPGIALRVLDELGTPVDAVADAALLHEQIAPAVRDGGQISILRSWDGDPGRGIKVKHLNVRERRTDRDAIVRLRDQVEDGTITLRAAMSFDADDAVAAHARLEQGGLRERIVLVFDNEAW; encoded by the coding sequence TTGAGCCTCGCCACATCACATCGCGAGAAGTTAGGAAACGGCCGGATGAAAGTCATTGGACTGCGCGAGTTCGGCGGACCGGAAGTGCTGCGATCTTTCGAACTCCCCGACTCGCACCCTGGAGCCGAGGAGGTGCGGCTCCGTGTTCACGCCGCCGGAGTTAATCCCGTGGACGCAATGGTCAGGTCCGGACAGCTGGAGCAGATGTACAAGGGCCTCACGCCGCCCTTCGTCCCCGGGATGGAGGTCACAGGTACCGTCGAAGATGTGGGCAGCGATGTAGACCCTCGCTGGGGCCTGGTGCCGGGCGTACACGTCGTGGGATTCGTCGACAACGCCGGAAGTCACGGCGGCTACAGCGAATATCTCGCCCTACCCGCGCGGTCCGTGGCCATCGCTCCCTCGAATGCCTCCGCCGCCGAGACGGCCGGTTTTCTCAACAATGCGCTCACCGCTCACAACGTGCTCGACGCATTTCGGCTGCCAGAAGGCGCCACGCTCTTGGTGACAGGCGCTGCGGGATCGGTCGGCGGATACCTCGTGGAACTCGGTGCCGCGGCGGGCCTTCGCGTCGTGGCCGTCGCGGCAGAGGAAGATGCCGACCTCCTGGGCTCACTCGGCGCGCACGCGTTCATACCGCGCGGCCCCGGCATCGCCCTCCGGGTACTCGACGAGCTCGGTACTCCGGTGGACGCGGTGGCTGATGCCGCCTTGCTGCACGAGCAGATCGCCCCCGCCGTGCGTGACGGCGGCCAGATCAGCATCCTGCGCTCTTGGGACGGCGATCCAGGGCGCGGAATCAAGGTCAAGCACCTCAACGTGCGAGAACGACGGACGGACCGGGACGCGATCGTACGTCTGCGCGACCAGGTCGAAGACGGCACCATCACACTGCGCGCCGCAATGTCCTTCGATGCGGACGACGCGGTTGCGGCCCATGCCCGGCTCGAGCAGGGCGGCCTGCGCGAACGAATCGTCCTCGTGTTCGACAACGAAGCGTGGTAG